Proteins encoded within one genomic window of Methanoregula sp. UBA64:
- a CDS encoding helix-turn-helix transcriptional regulator yields MQTKIKEYRARYSLTQEGLAKVVGVRRETIVFLEQGKYNPSLKLAHDVAKALHTTIDDLFIFDDDEPGPESRVVLVD; encoded by the coding sequence ATGCAGACAAAAATTAAGGAATACCGGGCCCGGTACTCCCTTACCCAGGAAGGGCTCGCAAAAGTGGTGGGCGTAAGGCGCGAGACGATCGTCTTTCTCGAACAGGGAAAGTACAACCCGTCGCTCAAGCTCGCGCACGATGTGGCAAAGGCGCTGCACACGACCATCGACGACCTTTTTATTTTCGATGACGATGAGCCCGGGCCGGAAAGCCGGGTCGTGCTCGTAGACTAA
- a CDS encoding phosphoribulokinase, which yields MPRTPPFQEIIARSPLVFIIGVAGDSGSGKTTFTNAIRQIFGPDLVATITLDDYHKYDREERKKRDITPLHPDANNLAGLEADVARLKEGYAIQKPVYNHTTGTFDPPVPFVSKKIIILEGLHTLFTPRLRELTDFSVFVDPDPEIKYAWKQKRDTKNRGYTPAEVTEEIRRREKDFFEFIGPQRCLADAVIRISPSRYGKEKGASENIYRISLMQHRMDGAIAGAADLTIDLNSLLLFHDRDFSIEFSTENVACARMRALTFDGEMNYETVRKLERSIEQQTGVHPITLFENRTTVTATDLVQLVLSWRIIHRRIFLQGP from the coding sequence ATGCCCCGAACGCCCCCCTTCCAGGAGATCATCGCCCGCTCGCCGCTTGTCTTTATCATCGGCGTTGCCGGGGACAGCGGATCCGGGAAGACCACGTTCACAAACGCGATCCGCCAGATCTTCGGGCCCGATCTTGTCGCCACGATCACGCTCGACGACTACCACAAATATGACCGGGAGGAGCGGAAAAAACGCGATATCACCCCGCTCCACCCGGATGCCAACAACCTTGCGGGGCTCGAAGCCGATGTGGCCCGGCTCAAAGAGGGGTACGCAATCCAGAAGCCGGTGTACAACCACACGACCGGCACCTTCGACCCGCCCGTACCGTTCGTATCGAAAAAGATCATCATCCTCGAAGGGCTCCACACGCTCTTTACCCCCCGGCTCAGGGAACTTACCGACTTCTCCGTCTTTGTCGACCCGGACCCGGAGATCAAGTACGCATGGAAGCAGAAACGCGACACAAAAAACCGCGGGTACACCCCGGCCGAAGTAACTGAAGAGATCCGGCGGCGCGAAAAGGATTTTTTTGAGTTCATCGGGCCGCAGCGCTGCCTTGCCGATGCCGTGATCCGGATCAGCCCGTCCCGATACGGGAAGGAGAAAGGCGCATCGGAAAACATCTACCGGATCTCCCTCATGCAGCACCGGATGGACGGGGCAATCGCCGGGGCCGCCGACCTCACGATTGACCTCAACTCGCTCCTCCTCTTCCACGACCGGGACTTCTCCATCGAGTTCTCGACCGAGAATGTTGCCTGTGCACGGATGCGGGCGCTCACCTTTGACGGCGAGATGAACTACGAGACGGTACGAAAACTCGAACGGAGCATCGAGCAGCAGACCGGGGTCCACCCGATCACGCTCTTTGAGAACCGCACCACGGTTACCGCGACCGATCTGGTCCAGCTCGTTCTCTCGTGGCGGATCATCCACCGGAGGATCTTTTTGCAGGGTCCGTGA
- a CDS encoding sensor histidine kinase, translating to MISVLYVDADAGLRAEVREFLSRDSDIRVTARASAYDALDLLREQRFDVIVSESSLAVTTGVTFLEVLRRVRRDTTPFIFFAKKSTHEDTINALNTGATFYLLKGSDPRQRFLILRHYICQAAEQHRIKEALVQSEKRYRNVVGDQSEFIIRFTRDGTLVFANDAYCRYFSLAHDALPPGRVTLPPFGKGDSFLTSLGALTKDKPMDSSEFVWELPDGREAWQLWNTRAIFDEETGEVGFQSVGRDITGQKMAEQALRGALKNLGIMNSITRHDIINQLTGIYGYLQYSLELSTNPAVKSALSKAISAAETIQTQILFTRDYQEIGCAEPRWQNLDAVVAKAAAGLDHQGVRIDCAVNDLWVSADPLIEKVFFNLLENSLRHGQKISSVRISSEETGDGLVIVYEDDGVGIPAGVKEKIFRREYFHNTGLGLYLSREILANSRMQIRETGTEGRGARFEILVPKGIYGRRVPDAPAQLA from the coding sequence ATGATCTCTGTTCTGTACGTGGACGCCGATGCCGGTCTCCGCGCGGAAGTCCGGGAATTTTTAAGCCGGGACTCCGATATCCGGGTCACCGCACGTGCGTCCGCGTACGATGCGCTGGATCTCCTCCGGGAGCAGCGGTTCGACGTCATTGTCTCCGAGTCGAGTCTTGCGGTCACTACGGGCGTCACGTTCCTTGAAGTCCTGCGCCGGGTACGCAGGGATACGACGCCGTTTATCTTTTTTGCAAAAAAATCCACCCACGAAGATACCATCAACGCCCTCAACACCGGGGCGACGTTTTACCTGCTCAAAGGAAGCGATCCCCGGCAGCGGTTTTTGATCCTCCGGCATTATATCTGTCAGGCCGCCGAGCAGCACCGGATCAAGGAGGCGCTCGTGCAGAGCGAGAAACGCTACCGCAACGTTGTCGGGGACCAGTCGGAGTTCATTATCCGGTTTACCCGCGACGGGACGCTGGTGTTTGCAAACGATGCCTATTGCCGGTATTTCTCTCTGGCTCATGACGCGCTCCCCCCTGGCAGGGTAACACTCCCGCCGTTTGGGAAAGGCGACTCCTTCCTTACCTCCCTTGGCGCCTTAACAAAGGACAAACCCATGGACTCTAGCGAGTTCGTCTGGGAACTTCCCGACGGGAGGGAAGCCTGGCAGCTCTGGAACACCCGTGCGATCTTCGATGAAGAGACCGGGGAGGTCGGGTTCCAGTCGGTGGGACGCGATATCACCGGCCAGAAGATGGCAGAGCAGGCCCTGCGGGGAGCGCTCAAAAATCTCGGGATCATGAACTCCATTACCCGGCACGACATCATCAACCAGCTGACCGGGATCTACGGGTACCTGCAGTACTCCCTTGAGCTCAGCACGAATCCCGCCGTCAAATCCGCCCTTTCAAAAGCGATATCCGCTGCCGAAACGATCCAGACCCAGATCCTCTTTACCCGGGACTACCAGGAGATCGGGTGTGCGGAACCCCGGTGGCAGAACCTCGACGCGGTTGTTGCAAAAGCCGCCGCGGGCCTCGATCACCAGGGGGTCCGGATCGACTGTGCCGTAAACGATCTCTGGGTCTCTGCCGACCCGCTCATTGAAAAAGTCTTTTTCAATCTCCTGGAAAATTCCCTCCGCCACGGGCAGAAGATCTCGTCCGTGAGGATTTCCTCAGAAGAGACCGGGGACGGTCTTGTGATCGTGTACGAGGACGACGGCGTGGGGATCCCGGCGGGGGTTAAGGAGAAGATCTTCCGGCGCGAGTACTTCCACAACACCGGCCTTGGCCTGTACCTGAGCCGGGAGATCCTCGCAAACAGCCGGATGCAGATCCGCGAGACGGGAACCGAAGGGCGCGGCGCCCGGTTCGAGATCCTTGTCCCAAAGGGCATCTACGGGCGCCGGGTCCCCGATGCGCCCGCACAGCTGGCCTGA
- the sepS gene encoding O-phosphoserine--tRNA ligase — MKFNPQEWKEKSHQNFEGTWHEGPSVVTPPGEDKKYPRLRYTRAHAHPIFETINRLREIYLSMGFDEIENPVIVEENEIYRQFGPEAMAVLDRVFYVGGLPRPNVGIARAQLDAINAILKKPMPAPTEEKLRETLHAYKKSEIDGDELTHELAKVLDTDDGNVVHILDSVFPEFKSLAPESSRNTLRSHMTSGWFMTLGSIWEKTPLPIKLFSVDRCFRREQAEGPTRLMAYHSASCVVAGDDVTLEDGKAISEALLSAFGYEDFRFQPDEKRSKYYMPDSQTEVYAKHPVHGWVEVATFGMYSPSALGEYGVGIPVMNLGLGVERLAMIAYNATDIRQLSYPQFFPRQVSDRELARAVHLKAEPVTIEGKVIAQAIAAAGAANAAAQGPCSFEAYKGSLLGAQVTVTVEETEANAKLLGPACANEIFAHDGNILGVPDAEKWKDVRENGVHTGITYLAAASAFAAAEIEQAARCKKGTLVQVKMAKHPSDINLKIDDYAVRAITDNKKKIDVRGPVFVSVKSVIGE, encoded by the coding sequence ATGAAATTCAATCCGCAGGAATGGAAAGAAAAATCCCACCAAAACTTCGAAGGGACCTGGCACGAGGGGCCCTCGGTCGTCACCCCGCCGGGAGAGGACAAAAAATACCCCCGGCTCCGGTACACCCGGGCACATGCGCACCCGATCTTCGAGACGATCAACCGGCTGCGCGAGATCTACCTCTCGATGGGCTTTGACGAGATCGAGAACCCGGTGATCGTTGAAGAAAACGAGATCTATAGGCAGTTCGGGCCCGAAGCCATGGCCGTTCTCGACCGGGTCTTCTATGTCGGCGGCCTTCCGCGCCCGAATGTCGGGATCGCCCGGGCACAGCTCGATGCCATCAACGCGATCCTCAAAAAGCCCATGCCGGCCCCGACCGAGGAGAAACTCCGGGAGACGCTCCACGCGTACAAGAAGTCCGAGATCGATGGCGACGAGCTGACCCACGAGCTCGCAAAGGTGCTCGATACAGACGACGGGAACGTGGTCCACATCCTTGACTCGGTCTTCCCCGAATTCAAATCGCTCGCCCCGGAGTCCTCGCGGAACACGCTGCGGAGCCACATGACAAGCGGCTGGTTCATGACGCTCGGCTCGATCTGGGAAAAGACGCCGCTGCCCATCAAGCTCTTCTCGGTGGACCGCTGCTTCCGGCGCGAGCAGGCCGAGGGGCCGACCCGGCTCATGGCCTACCACTCGGCATCCTGCGTTGTTGCGGGCGACGATGTAACGCTCGAAGACGGGAAAGCTATCAGCGAGGCGCTCCTCTCCGCGTTCGGGTACGAGGACTTCCGTTTCCAGCCCGACGAGAAGCGCTCCAAGTACTATATGCCCGACTCGCAGACCGAAGTATACGCAAAGCACCCGGTCCACGGCTGGGTGGAGGTCGCGACATTCGGCATGTACTCGCCATCGGCGCTCGGCGAGTACGGCGTCGGGATCCCGGTCATGAACCTCGGCCTTGGTGTCGAACGGCTCGCGATGATCGCGTACAATGCAACCGATATCCGCCAGCTCTCCTATCCGCAGTTCTTCCCCCGGCAGGTAAGCGACCGCGAACTCGCACGGGCCGTGCACCTCAAAGCCGAGCCGGTAACCATCGAAGGCAAGGTAATCGCACAGGCAATTGCCGCAGCCGGTGCAGCAAACGCAGCGGCTCAGGGGCCCTGCTCCTTTGAGGCATACAAAGGATCGCTCCTTGGAGCGCAGGTAACCGTCACGGTCGAAGAGACCGAGGCAAATGCAAAACTTCTCGGGCCGGCCTGCGCAAACGAGATCTTTGCCCACGACGGGAACATCCTCGGCGTGCCCGATGCGGAGAAGTGGAAGGACGTGCGGGAAAACGGCGTCCACACCGGGATCACCTACCTTGCCGCAGCCTCGGCGTTTGCCGCTGCCGAGATCGAGCAGGCCGCCCGGTGCAAAAAGGGCACGCTCGTGCAGGTCAAGATGGCAAAACACCCCAGTGACATCAATTTAAAAATCGATGACTACGCGGTCCGGGCAATCACGGACAACAAGAAAAAGATCGATGTCAGGGGACCGGTCTTTGTCTCGGTAAAATCGGTTATCGGGGAATAA
- the twy1 gene encoding 4-demethylwyosine synthase TYW1 translates to MPSGPCDALTRQGYLFFSPQSSAALKPCLWCKRALAGGEMCYKHQFYGIDSHRCVQMTPTLKCNQRCLFCWRSFEHEAVEVGECPPETILAGVHRLQKQALAGYNAVLDNTVTEEKWKEALAPKHVAISLSGEPTLYSRLPELVDLFNTNGYTTFVVSNGTNPDVLAKCRPFQQYVSLDAPDIETYTRICRPLGDPGAFWERIHESLAGLKTKRSAVRITLVAGHNDTDPAGYARILQDSGATFVEVKGYMYLGYSRNRLQRTNMPEHAQVRAFAEKIAASCDYTIRDENPLSRVICMEREET, encoded by the coding sequence ATGCCATCCGGACCATGTGATGCCTTAACCAGGCAGGGTTACCTCTTTTTTTCGCCACAGTCTTCGGCAGCGCTCAAGCCCTGTCTCTGGTGCAAGCGGGCGCTTGCCGGCGGGGAAATGTGCTACAAGCACCAGTTCTACGGGATCGACAGCCACCGCTGCGTCCAGATGACGCCGACGCTCAAATGTAACCAGCGCTGCCTCTTCTGCTGGCGCTCGTTCGAGCACGAAGCCGTTGAGGTCGGGGAGTGCCCGCCGGAAACGATCCTTGCGGGCGTGCACCGGCTCCAGAAGCAGGCGCTTGCCGGCTACAACGCGGTGCTCGACAATACCGTAACCGAAGAAAAGTGGAAAGAGGCGCTCGCCCCAAAACACGTGGCGATCTCCCTCTCGGGCGAGCCCACGCTGTACTCGCGGCTCCCGGAGCTTGTCGACCTCTTCAATACAAACGGCTACACCACCTTTGTCGTGAGTAACGGCACGAACCCGGACGTGCTTGCAAAATGCCGGCCGTTCCAGCAGTACGTCTCGCTCGATGCTCCCGACATTGAGACATATACGAGGATCTGCCGGCCGCTCGGGGACCCGGGAGCGTTCTGGGAGCGGATCCATGAAAGCCTTGCGGGGCTCAAAACAAAGCGTTCGGCGGTAAGGATCACGCTCGTCGCGGGCCATAACGACACCGACCCCGCCGGCTATGCCCGGATCCTCCAGGATTCGGGGGCAACCTTTGTCGAGGTGAAAGGATACATGTATCTGGGATACAGTAGAAACCGGTTGCAACGGACGAACATGCCGGAGCATGCGCAGGTGCGGGCATTTGCGGAAAAAATTGCCGCATCGTGCGATTATACAATCCGGGATGAAAATCCCCTAAGCAGGGTCATCTGCATGGAGCGCGAGGAAACATGA
- the argS gene encoding arginine--tRNA ligase, producing the protein MIFDTPAAIKKALSECTGLPEIPLTDGGDHADLATTAAFALAKTKKQAPAKIAQELAEELKKNSELADLGVTIEATGPYVNFVFGKAYVSAAIKAAVQPGYGSLPPKDAPRIVLEHTSANPNGPLHVGHIRNSIIGDSLARAFRKAGYRLEVQYYVNDMGRQIAIVTWGFDHLEHDQLPGEKEDAHIARVYIAANREIEKDKERITKEVDGLMELVESGDPVTVKKFRNEVSRCLDGFAVTMKNLNVKHDRFVWESDFVRNGDTKRVIGKIEKLPQATHEGTLLALDLTEFGFENKYVMRRSDGTSVYAARDLAFHTWKSTNFDRAIDVLGADHKLIGAQLQCTLKLLGIKPPEIVHFEFVSLPEGSMSTRAGKFVSADDLIDEVTKRAFDEVTARRPELDEAARRSIAASVARAGIRYDIVKISPEKSTVFDWKQALDFERQSGPYIQYAHARACSILEKAGEFEPCYDLETEQEIILAKKIAKFPSVIGKVVAELRPHLLATYAHELADTFNTFYHYEPVLKSEGKVRDRRLTLVKAVQNTLHEALETLGIDAIRTM; encoded by the coding sequence ATGATTTTTGATACACCAGCAGCAATAAAAAAAGCACTTTCTGAATGCACGGGCCTTCCCGAGATCCCGCTCACCGATGGCGGCGATCACGCCGATCTCGCGACAACCGCTGCATTCGCTCTTGCAAAGACAAAGAAACAGGCGCCGGCAAAGATCGCGCAGGAGCTTGCCGAAGAGCTCAAAAAGAATTCCGAACTCGCGGACCTTGGCGTTACGATCGAGGCAACGGGCCCGTACGTGAACTTTGTCTTCGGGAAAGCCTACGTGAGCGCGGCAATAAAAGCCGCCGTGCAGCCCGGCTACGGTTCCCTCCCGCCAAAGGATGCGCCCCGGATCGTGCTCGAACACACGAGCGCAAACCCGAACGGTCCCCTGCACGTGGGACACATCCGGAACTCTATTATCGGCGACTCGCTTGCCCGGGCGTTCCGGAAAGCCGGCTACCGGCTCGAAGTCCAGTACTATGTCAACGACATGGGCCGGCAGATCGCGATCGTAACCTGGGGCTTTGACCACCTGGAACACGACCAGCTGCCGGGCGAGAAAGAGGACGCCCACATTGCCCGGGTCTATATTGCGGCAAACCGGGAGATAGAAAAAGACAAGGAACGGATCACAAAAGAGGTCGACGGGCTCATGGAGCTCGTGGAGAGCGGCGACCCGGTAACGGTAAAGAAATTCCGTAACGAGGTCTCCCGCTGCCTCGACGGCTTTGCGGTCACGATGAAAAACCTCAACGTGAAGCACGACCGGTTTGTCTGGGAGAGCGACTTTGTAAGGAATGGCGACACAAAGCGCGTGATCGGGAAGATAGAAAAGCTCCCGCAGGCAACCCACGAGGGCACGCTCCTCGCGCTCGACCTTACCGAATTCGGGTTCGAGAACAAGTACGTGATGCGGAGGAGCGACGGCACCTCGGTATACGCGGCCCGCGATCTGGCGTTCCACACCTGGAAGAGTACGAACTTCGACCGGGCGATCGATGTGCTCGGCGCCGACCACAAGCTGATCGGGGCCCAGCTCCAGTGCACGTTGAAACTCCTCGGGATAAAACCCCCGGAGATCGTCCACTTCGAGTTCGTCTCGCTCCCCGAGGGTTCGATGAGCACGCGGGCGGGCAAGTTCGTCTCGGCCGACGACCTGATCGACGAGGTCACGAAGCGCGCCTTTGACGAGGTCACGGCCCGGAGGCCCGAGCTCGACGAGGCGGCCCGCAGGAGCATCGCGGCATCCGTTGCCCGGGCCGGGATCCGTTACGATATCGTAAAGATCTCGCCCGAGAAGAGCACGGTCTTTGACTGGAAGCAGGCGCTCGACTTCGAACGCCAGAGCGGGCCCTACATCCAGTACGCCCATGCCCGTGCGTGCAGTATCTTAGAGAAAGCCGGGGAGTTTGAGCCCTGCTACGATCTTGAGACCGAGCAGGAGATCATCCTTGCAAAGAAGATCGCAAAGTTCCCGTCCGTGATCGGGAAAGTGGTTGCCGAGCTCCGCCCGCACCTGCTCGCCACCTATGCCCACGAGCTCGCGGACACCTTCAACACCTTCTACCACTACGAGCCGGTCCTCAAGAGCGAAGGAAAGGTCCGCGACCGCCGGCTCACCCTGGTAAAGGCCGTGCAGAATACGCTTCATGAAGCGCTCGAAACGCTCGGGATCGATGCCATCCGGACCATGTGA
- the prf1 gene encoding peptide chain release factor aRF-1, producing MTEPVEMDEARKRYEFKKTLEKLQAQEGDGTELITLYIPPDKQIFDVTGQLKDEFGQCANIKSKQTRTNVQSAISSILSRLKYYKRPPEKGMAVFCGTVKLYGDRTDLQCTIIEPPEPLNTYMYRCSSSFELEPLKQMLEEKYVYGLLVLDRREAYWGFLRGNRIEPIGGSTSTVPGKMRKGGQSAARFGRLREIAINEFYTKVGERSSAIFLAEKDYFNRFKGLLIGGPSPTKEEFEAGSFLHHEVQKRVIGLFDVAYTNEDGLPELVDAAKDALSGMTVIKEKTLMEKFLKELVKDNNGLAAYGEESIRKNLELGAVDTLLLSANLRKSRLKIKCQSCDHAEERTVSMPVGKTVRDIDLGNCPKCTAPLILDEEIDIIDELAKLADASSAKVELISDDFEEGSILFSAFGGIAAILRYRTGY from the coding sequence ATGACAGAACCCGTGGAGATGGACGAGGCGCGCAAGCGCTACGAGTTCAAAAAGACGCTCGAAAAACTACAGGCGCAGGAAGGGGACGGCACGGAGCTCATCACGCTCTACATCCCGCCCGACAAGCAGATCTTCGATGTGACCGGCCAGTTAAAGGACGAGTTTGGCCAGTGCGCGAACATCAAGAGCAAGCAGACGAGAACGAACGTCCAGAGCGCAATCTCCTCGATCCTCTCCCGGCTCAAGTACTACAAGCGCCCGCCGGAAAAAGGCATGGCGGTCTTCTGCGGCACGGTAAAACTCTATGGCGACCGGACCGACCTCCAGTGTACGATCATCGAGCCGCCCGAGCCCCTCAACACCTACATGTACCGGTGCAGTTCGAGCTTCGAGCTCGAACCCTTAAAACAGATGCTCGAAGAGAAGTACGTATACGGACTTCTCGTTCTGGACCGGCGCGAGGCCTACTGGGGCTTTTTGCGCGGCAACCGGATCGAGCCGATCGGCGGATCGACCTCAACAGTCCCGGGCAAGATGAGGAAAGGCGGCCAGTCGGCGGCCCGGTTCGGCCGGCTGCGTGAGATCGCCATCAACGAGTTCTACACCAAAGTCGGCGAGCGGTCGAGCGCGATCTTCCTTGCAGAGAAAGACTACTTTAACCGGTTCAAGGGCCTTTTGATCGGCGGCCCGAGCCCGACAAAGGAAGAGTTCGAGGCGGGCAGTTTCCTCCACCACGAGGTCCAGAAGCGGGTAATCGGCCTCTTTGACGTTGCGTACACAAACGAAGACGGCCTTCCCGAGCTCGTGGACGCGGCAAAGGACGCCCTCTCCGGCATGACGGTCATTAAGGAAAAGACCCTCATGGAGAAGTTCCTAAAAGAACTCGTAAAGGACAACAACGGCCTTGCCGCGTACGGGGAAGAGAGTATAAGGAAAAACCTCGAACTCGGCGCGGTCGACACCCTCCTGTTGTCCGCAAACCTGCGGAAATCGCGGCTCAAGATAAAATGCCAGAGCTGCGACCATGCCGAGGAGCGGACCGTGAGCATGCCGGTGGGAAAGACCGTCCGGGACATCGATCTCGGCAACTGCCCGAAATGCACGGCGCCGCTCATTCTCGACGAGGAGATCGATATCATCGACGAACTGGCAAAGCTCGCCGATGCTTCGAGCGCAAAAGTGGAACTCATTTCGGACGATTTCGAGGAGGGCTCGATCCTCTTCTCGGCATTTGGCGGGATTGCCGCCATCCTGCGGTACAGGACGGGATACTAG
- a CDS encoding alpha/beta hydrolase, producing MMRGYFAAAGLALLVVLALFAGCTGSTPSPSYSVDKSGVLSVTCPQATANETVLVTNSTYTVSRYVLSTPTGNVVTYLSYPEKPKAVLVYIPGAGERVAGHADRMLAYAQAGYAFMFVDTRGRGGETEGYAFSPQEDYAKFKANNQNDWPEFYETICDISSARALLAAKFGVPVYAVGGSNGGRYAAVAAGTDKNFAGYIGISTADWGLKDAVLAQGGSGDVLRFAESLEPGTYLPKISPRPVWMYHNATDPVIPYALGEALYATAGEPKTFTEFNGGHGIDSDVDNKIIAHLAQIYGTQA from the coding sequence ATGATGCGGGGATACTTCGCGGCCGCCGGGCTCGCGCTGCTCGTTGTGCTTGCACTCTTTGCCGGCTGCACAGGCAGTACACCGTCGCCCTCGTACTCCGTTGACAAGAGCGGCGTGCTCTCGGTCACCTGCCCGCAGGCAACCGCAAACGAGACGGTGCTCGTGACGAACAGCACGTACACGGTCTCGCGCTATGTCCTCTCCACGCCGACCGGCAATGTCGTGACCTATCTCTCCTACCCGGAAAAACCAAAGGCCGTACTCGTGTACATCCCGGGCGCGGGAGAGAGGGTAGCGGGCCACGCAGACCGGATGCTTGCGTACGCCCAGGCCGGCTATGCGTTCATGTTTGTGGACACCCGGGGCCGGGGCGGCGAGACGGAAGGGTACGCGTTCTCCCCGCAGGAAGACTATGCGAAATTCAAGGCAAATAACCAGAACGACTGGCCGGAGTTCTATGAGACCATCTGCGACATCTCGTCTGCCCGGGCCCTGCTTGCCGCAAAGTTCGGCGTGCCGGTGTACGCGGTCGGGGGCAGCAACGGCGGCAGGTACGCCGCAGTCGCGGCAGGGACCGACAAGAACTTTGCCGGCTATATCGGGATCTCGACAGCCGACTGGGGACTAAAGGACGCGGTTCTCGCGCAGGGCGGGAGCGGTGACGTGCTCCGGTTTGCCGAATCGCTCGAACCGGGCACGTATCTTCCGAAAATTTCCCCGCGCCCGGTCTGGATGTACCATAACGCTACCGACCCCGTCATCCCGTATGCCTTAGGAGAGGCGCTCTATGCCACGGCAGGCGAGCCAAAGACGTTTACCGAATTTAACGGGGGCCACGGGATCGACAGTGACGTGGACAACAAAATCATAGCCCACCTTGCGCAAATTTATGGTACGCAAGCATGA
- a CDS encoding NUDIX hydrolase: MEIFRGRKLWIETKKLTLPNGVEKDAVIVHPRGAVAILPVTETGYLLLRQYRYAVGQYIYEAPAGTMEDGEEPIETARRELIEEAGMAAGTLVPRGFIYTTPGFTDEKIWLFEARGLTPSQEFEKDADEVIEVKSVPRDETDAMVRDGTICDAKTICLLHRCQGEK, encoded by the coding sequence ATGGAGATCTTCCGCGGGAGAAAACTCTGGATCGAGACGAAAAAGCTCACGCTTCCAAATGGTGTCGAAAAGGACGCGGTGATCGTCCACCCCAGAGGCGCGGTCGCGATCCTGCCGGTGACAGAGACCGGCTACCTGCTCCTGCGCCAGTACCGGTACGCGGTCGGGCAGTACATTTACGAAGCGCCGGCCGGAACCATGGAGGACGGCGAGGAACCGATAGAAACCGCCCGGCGCGAGCTCATCGAGGAGGCCGGGATGGCGGCAGGAACCCTCGTCCCCAGGGGCTTCATCTATACCACGCCCGGGTTTACGGACGAGAAGATCTGGCTCTTTGAGGCCCGGGGGCTCACCCCCTCGCAGGAATTCGAAAAAGATGCAGACGAAGTGATCGAAGTGAAAAGCGTACCACGGGACGAGACGGATGCAATGGTCCGGGACGGTACCATCTGCGATGCAAAGACGATCTGCCTGCTCCACCGCTGCCAAGGGGAGAAATGA
- the queC gene encoding 7-cyano-7-deazaguanine synthase QueC encodes MKAACLLSGGMDSSTLAYYAKNEGCDICALHANYGQRTENKERACAQKIASLLGARDFTEIDLRYFEQFRASSLTDREMEVDRFDPARAGVPNTYVPFRNANLLAIATSYAEAKGADAIFIGVQALDYSGYPDCRPEFIDAFRRAIALGTKETTHIGLETPFIRMTKTDILKIGTELGVPYEHTWSCYKNEDRACGTCGSCHFRREAFAALGRRDPIPYEGD; translated from the coding sequence ATGAAGGCGGCCTGCCTTCTCTCCGGCGGGATGGACTCGTCCACCCTTGCATATTATGCAAAAAACGAAGGCTGCGATATCTGCGCGCTCCACGCAAACTACGGCCAGCGCACGGAAAATAAGGAGCGGGCCTGCGCGCAAAAGATCGCATCGCTTCTGGGTGCGCGCGATTTTACCGAGATCGATCTCCGGTACTTTGAGCAGTTCCGGGCAAGCAGCCTGACCGACCGGGAGATGGAAGTCGACCGGTTCGACCCGGCGCGGGCCGGTGTCCCGAACACCTACGTGCCCTTCCGGAACGCAAACCTCCTTGCCATTGCAACCAGCTATGCGGAGGCAAAAGGCGCAGACGCGATCTTCATCGGAGTCCAGGCGCTCGACTACTCGGGTTACCCGGACTGCCGGCCGGAGTTCATCGATGCGTTCCGGCGCGCGATCGCGCTCGGGACAAAAGAGACCACGCATATCGGGCTTGAAACGCCGTTTATCCGGATGACCAAGACGGATATCCTCAAAATCGGCACGGAACTCGGGGTTCCGTACGAGCACACGTGGTCCTGCTACAAAAACGAAGACCGGGCCTGCGGCACCTGCGGCTCGTGCCATTTCCGGCGCGAAGCATTTGCCGCGCTCGGGAGACGCGACCCGATCCCGTACGAGGGTGACTGA